A portion of the Scylla paramamosain isolate STU-SP2022 chromosome 2, ASM3559412v1, whole genome shotgun sequence genome contains these proteins:
- the LOC135111816 gene encoding uncharacterized protein LOC135111816 isoform X3 — translation MYLSYGHCSLSQNCSSASSLSSSSPLCLVCQYSPECCSSAYEEDFVRMWKRAVWLEGKKEEEGVVPSSWVLEENQTLFWPQGVNAENALHNQQEPDPASWRKFMLKKVKITSDSFQECDTYHLTSTVESSESNSDPDEGLLMRKRRKRCKKNLPDDFVSSENLHEAVHMKPASQKPQVTTSQDKVASAPSQVVLPTPPPKVSLDMRSTRTHGMMECSATKDSVSSKTSKSSDNSDGSVQHDRRHHDTPYQKRNHDRGDNLDHHDRRHHDTPHRRRSHDQGDVLKKFSDSNVTEIQMIVAAKLRNAPKLKNEN, via the exons ATGTATCTCTCTTATGGCCATTGTTCTTTATCTCAAAACTGTTCATCTGcatcttcactctcctcttcgtctcccttGTGCCTTGTGTGCCAGTACAGCCCGGAGTGCTGCTCTTCGGCTTATGAAGAGGATTTTGTCAG aATGTGGAAACGAGCAGTTTGGTTGGagggtaagaaagaagaagagggtgtGGTGCCATCCAGCTGGGTATTAGAAGAGAACCAAACCTTGTTTTGGCCACAAGGAGTTAATGCTGAGAATGCCCTTCATAATCAGCAAGAACCAGACCCTGCATCATGGAGAAAGTTTATgttgaaaaaagtgaagatcaCTTCTG atAGTTTTCAAGAATGCGATACCTACCATCTGACATCTACGGTGGAGAGTTCTGAGAGCAACAGTGATCCTGATGAAGGTCTACtcatgagaaaaaggagaaaacgttGTAAGAAAAATCTGCCTGATGACTTTGTCAGCAGTGAAAACTTACATG AAGCTGTCCACATGAAGCCAGCCTCACAGAAGCCACAGGTCACAACCTCTCAAGATAAGGTAGCTTCTGCTCCTTCACAGGTTGTActtccaacacctcctcctaaGGTGTCTTTGGATATGCGGTCCACCAGAACCCATGGGATGATGGAGTGCAGTGCAACAAAAGATTCGGTATCCAGCAAGACATCCAAGTCATCTGACAACAGTGATGGCAGTGTCCAGCATGACAGGAGACATCATGACACGCCTTACCAAAAAAGAAACCATGATCGAGGTGACAATCTTGACCACCATGACAGGAGACACCATGACACACCTCACCGAAGAAGAAGCCATGACCAAGGTGACGTGCTTAAAAAGTTCTCAGATTCAAATGTGACAGAAATACAAATGATAGTTGCAGCAAAATTGCGTAATGCTCcaaaattgaaaaatgaaaattag
- the LOC135111816 gene encoding uncharacterized protein LOC135111816 isoform X2 encodes MYLSYGHCSLSQNCSSASSLSSSSPLCLVCQYSPECCSSAYEEDFVRLRHGMWKRAVWLEGKKEEEGVVPSSWVLEENQTLFWPQGVNAENALHNQQEPDPASWRKFMLKKVKITSDSFQECDTYHLTSTVESSESNSDPDEGLLMRKRRKRCKKNLPDDFVSSENLHAVHMKPASQKPQVTTSQDKVASAPSQVVLPTPPPKVSLDMRSTRTHGMMECSATKDSVSSKTSKSSDNSDGSVQHDRRHHDTPYQKRNHDRGDNLDHHDRRHHDTPHRRRSHDQGDVLKKFSDSNVTEIQMIVAAKLRNAPKLKNEN; translated from the exons ATGTATCTCTCTTATGGCCATTGTTCTTTATCTCAAAACTGTTCATCTGcatcttcactctcctcttcgtctcccttGTGCCTTGTGTGCCAGTACAGCCCGGAGTGCTGCTCTTCGGCTTATGAAGAGGATTTTGTCAGGTTGAGACATGG aATGTGGAAACGAGCAGTTTGGTTGGagggtaagaaagaagaagagggtgtGGTGCCATCCAGCTGGGTATTAGAAGAGAACCAAACCTTGTTTTGGCCACAAGGAGTTAATGCTGAGAATGCCCTTCATAATCAGCAAGAACCAGACCCTGCATCATGGAGAAAGTTTATgttgaaaaaagtgaagatcaCTTCTG atAGTTTTCAAGAATGCGATACCTACCATCTGACATCTACGGTGGAGAGTTCTGAGAGCAACAGTGATCCTGATGAAGGTCTACtcatgagaaaaaggagaaaacgttGTAAGAAAAATCTGCCTGATGACTTTGTCAGCAGTGAAAACTTACATG CTGTCCACATGAAGCCAGCCTCACAGAAGCCACAGGTCACAACCTCTCAAGATAAGGTAGCTTCTGCTCCTTCACAGGTTGTActtccaacacctcctcctaaGGTGTCTTTGGATATGCGGTCCACCAGAACCCATGGGATGATGGAGTGCAGTGCAACAAAAGATTCGGTATCCAGCAAGACATCCAAGTCATCTGACAACAGTGATGGCAGTGTCCAGCATGACAGGAGACATCATGACACGCCTTACCAAAAAAGAAACCATGATCGAGGTGACAATCTTGACCACCATGACAGGAGACACCATGACACACCTCACCGAAGAAGAAGCCATGACCAAGGTGACGTGCTTAAAAAGTTCTCAGATTCAAATGTGACAGAAATACAAATGATAGTTGCAGCAAAATTGCGTAATGCTCcaaaattgaaaaatgaaaattag
- the LOC135111816 gene encoding uncharacterized protein LOC135111816 isoform X4, which yields MWKRAVWLEGKKEEEGVVPSSWVLEENQTLFWPQGVNAENALHNQQEPDPASWRKFMLKKVKITSDSFQECDTYHLTSTVESSESNSDPDEGLLMRKRRKRCKKNLPDDFVSSENLHEAVHMKPASQKPQVTTSQDKVASAPSQVVLPTPPPKVSLDMRSTRTHGMMECSATKDSVSSKTSKSSDNSDGSVQHDRRHHDTPYQKRNHDRGDNLDHHDRRHHDTPHRRRSHDQGDVLKKFSDSNVTEIQMIVAAKLRNAPKLKNEN from the exons ATGTGGAAACGAGCAGTTTGGTTGGagggtaagaaagaagaagagggtgtGGTGCCATCCAGCTGGGTATTAGAAGAGAACCAAACCTTGTTTTGGCCACAAGGAGTTAATGCTGAGAATGCCCTTCATAATCAGCAAGAACCAGACCCTGCATCATGGAGAAAGTTTATgttgaaaaaagtgaagatcaCTTCTG atAGTTTTCAAGAATGCGATACCTACCATCTGACATCTACGGTGGAGAGTTCTGAGAGCAACAGTGATCCTGATGAAGGTCTACtcatgagaaaaaggagaaaacgttGTAAGAAAAATCTGCCTGATGACTTTGTCAGCAGTGAAAACTTACATG AAGCTGTCCACATGAAGCCAGCCTCACAGAAGCCACAGGTCACAACCTCTCAAGATAAGGTAGCTTCTGCTCCTTCACAGGTTGTActtccaacacctcctcctaaGGTGTCTTTGGATATGCGGTCCACCAGAACCCATGGGATGATGGAGTGCAGTGCAACAAAAGATTCGGTATCCAGCAAGACATCCAAGTCATCTGACAACAGTGATGGCAGTGTCCAGCATGACAGGAGACATCATGACACGCCTTACCAAAAAAGAAACCATGATCGAGGTGACAATCTTGACCACCATGACAGGAGACACCATGACACACCTCACCGAAGAAGAAGCCATGACCAAGGTGACGTGCTTAAAAAGTTCTCAGATTCAAATGTGACAGAAATACAAATGATAGTTGCAGCAAAATTGCGTAATGCTCcaaaattgaaaaatgaaaattag
- the LOC135111816 gene encoding uncharacterized protein LOC135111816 isoform X1 has product MYLSYGHCSLSQNCSSASSLSSSSPLCLVCQYSPECCSSAYEEDFVRLRHGMWKRAVWLEGKKEEEGVVPSSWVLEENQTLFWPQGVNAENALHNQQEPDPASWRKFMLKKVKITSDSFQECDTYHLTSTVESSESNSDPDEGLLMRKRRKRCKKNLPDDFVSSENLHEAVHMKPASQKPQVTTSQDKVASAPSQVVLPTPPPKVSLDMRSTRTHGMMECSATKDSVSSKTSKSSDNSDGSVQHDRRHHDTPYQKRNHDRGDNLDHHDRRHHDTPHRRRSHDQGDVLKKFSDSNVTEIQMIVAAKLRNAPKLKNEN; this is encoded by the exons ATGTATCTCTCTTATGGCCATTGTTCTTTATCTCAAAACTGTTCATCTGcatcttcactctcctcttcgtctcccttGTGCCTTGTGTGCCAGTACAGCCCGGAGTGCTGCTCTTCGGCTTATGAAGAGGATTTTGTCAGGTTGAGACATGG aATGTGGAAACGAGCAGTTTGGTTGGagggtaagaaagaagaagagggtgtGGTGCCATCCAGCTGGGTATTAGAAGAGAACCAAACCTTGTTTTGGCCACAAGGAGTTAATGCTGAGAATGCCCTTCATAATCAGCAAGAACCAGACCCTGCATCATGGAGAAAGTTTATgttgaaaaaagtgaagatcaCTTCTG atAGTTTTCAAGAATGCGATACCTACCATCTGACATCTACGGTGGAGAGTTCTGAGAGCAACAGTGATCCTGATGAAGGTCTACtcatgagaaaaaggagaaaacgttGTAAGAAAAATCTGCCTGATGACTTTGTCAGCAGTGAAAACTTACATG AAGCTGTCCACATGAAGCCAGCCTCACAGAAGCCACAGGTCACAACCTCTCAAGATAAGGTAGCTTCTGCTCCTTCACAGGTTGTActtccaacacctcctcctaaGGTGTCTTTGGATATGCGGTCCACCAGAACCCATGGGATGATGGAGTGCAGTGCAACAAAAGATTCGGTATCCAGCAAGACATCCAAGTCATCTGACAACAGTGATGGCAGTGTCCAGCATGACAGGAGACATCATGACACGCCTTACCAAAAAAGAAACCATGATCGAGGTGACAATCTTGACCACCATGACAGGAGACACCATGACACACCTCACCGAAGAAGAAGCCATGACCAAGGTGACGTGCTTAAAAAGTTCTCAGATTCAAATGTGACAGAAATACAAATGATAGTTGCAGCAAAATTGCGTAATGCTCcaaaattgaaaaatgaaaattag